One window of the Helicoverpa zea isolate HzStark_Cry1AcR chromosome 7, ilHelZeax1.1, whole genome shotgun sequence genome contains the following:
- the LOC124631926 gene encoding angiotensin-converting enzyme-like isoform X2 — MSKLKTMLKIGGGALLIAAIVAVFVVATQGRDPDLEALEHEGREYIFQLDKAMGKRKNRASLSEWDYTSNITKENEEKWIQIRLELSQQEKRAWEETKMYRWQDFQDFTLRRMFKKYSQLGVSALPDDKYKQLMRSVSGMESNYATAKICDFKDPTKCNLALEPDITELFSKSQDPEELKHLWVEWHKEAGAKARTNFTEYVTLYNEAAKLNDFKNVADWWQSEYEVDDFEQQLAKLWEDVKPLYQQLHAYVRKRLRDKYGDQVVSARGPIPAHLLGNMWAQTWGNIESFTRPYPDKKEIDITQSMKDQNFTALKMFQMSDEFFRSLNLTAMPEKFWKNSIIEKPTDREIVCHASAWDFYDGEDFRIKMCTSINIENFKTVHHEMGHIQYYLQYRNQPFQFREGANPGFHEAVGDTIALSVSSPKHLRRVGLSTGDAEDEQTEINQLYKMGIDKIVFLPFAYTLDMFRYGVFRGTTTPEDYNCHYWKLREMLQGVEPPTNRTEEDFDAAAKYHVSANVEYARYYVSFIVQFQFHRALCQLAGEYVPEDLNKKLVDCDIYQSIAAGNALANMLKMGSSKPWPDAMEALTGQRRMKADGLLEYFRPLHDWLTAENQRTGEFIGWESSRTQYCTAEQRAALSAKEASKPEAQEAAES; from the exons ACGATGCTAAAAATCGGCGGCGGTGCCCTGCTGATCGCGGCCATTGTGGCGGTCTTCGTGGTCGCCACCCAGGGTCGTGATCCGGACCTAGAGGCACTCGAACATGAGGGTCGGGAGTACATCTTCCAGCTAGACAAGGCTATGGGCAAGAGGAAGAACAGAGCCAGTCTGTCGGAGTGGGATTACACGTCCAATATCACGAAGGAGAATGAAGAGAAATGG ATTCAAATCCGGCTAGAACTATCCCAGCAAGAGAAGCGAGCTTGGGAGGAGACAAAAATGTACAGATGGCAGGATTTTCAAGACTTCACTCTTCGAAGGATGTTCAAGAAGTACAGTCAGCTAGGAGTGTCAGCTTTGCCTGATGATAAGTACAAGCAGCTGATGAGGTCGGTCTCGGGAATGGAGTCGAACTATGCGACTGCCAAGATCTGTGACTTTAAGGATCCTACTAAGTGTAATTTGGCTTTGGAACCAG ATATTACGGAGCTTTTCTCAAAGAGTCAAGACCCTGAGGAACTAAAACATCTGTGGGTGGAGTGGCACAAGGAAGCCGGTGCTAAAGCCAGGACTAACTTCACTGAATATGTCACCTTATACAACGAGGCTGCTAAACTTAATG ATTTCAAAAACGTAGCCGACTGGTGGCAGTCAGAATACGAAGTCGATGACTTCGAACAGCAGTTGGCTAAGCTCTGGGAAGACGTGAAGCCGCTGTACCAGCAGTTGCATGCGTACGTCAGGAAGAGACTGAGGGACAAGTATGGAGACCAGGTGGTGTCAGCCCGAGGACCTATCCCTGCGCATTTACTTG GTAACATGTGGGCGCAAACTTGGGGCAACATAGAATCGTTCACTCGCCCCTACCCAGACAAGAAGGAAATTGATATCACTCAATCCATGAAAGACCAGAACTTCACAGCTTTGAAGATGTTCCAGATGTCTGATGAATTCTTTAGGTCTCTAAACTTGACAGCGATGCCTGAAAAATTCTGGAAGAATTCCATTATTGAGAAGCCCACTGATAGGGAGATTGTTTGCCATGCGTCAGCTTGGGACTTCTATGATGGTGAAGACTTTAG GATCAAAATGTGTACTTCAATCAAcatagaaaattttaaaacgGTGCATCACGAAATGGGTCATATCCAATATTATTTGCAGTATAGAAACCAGCCGTTCCAGTTTCGGGAGGGTGCTAATCCAG gtttcCACGAGGCTGTAGGAGACACGATTGCTTTGTCAGTATCATCTCCTAAACATCTGAGGCGTGTTGGATTGAGCACTGGCGATGCTGAAGATGAACAGACTGAAATTAATCAGCTTTATAAAATG GGTATAGACAAAATCGTCTTCCTACCATTCGCCTACACATTAGACATGTTCCGCTACGGCGTCTTCCGAGGCACCACGACTCCTGAGGACTACAACTGTCACTACTGGAAGCTCAGGGAGATGCTGCAGGGAGTTGAACCACCCACCAACAGGACTGAGGAGGACTTTGATGCCGCTGCTAAATACCACGTATCTGCTAATGTGGAGTATGCTAG GTACTACGTCTCCTTCATAGTCCAGTTCCAGTTCCACCGCGCACTCTGCCAGTTAGCCGGGGAGTATGTGCCTGAAGATCTGAACAAGAAGCTGGTGGACTGTGACATTTACCAGAGCATCGCGGCTGGTAACGCGTTGGC GAATATGCTCAAAATGGGATCCTCAAAGCCTTGGCCCGACGCGATGGAAGCCCTCACAGGCCAGCGAAGAATGAAAGCCGATGGTCTACTGGAGTACTTCAGGCCTCTCCACGACTGGCTGACGGCGGAGAATCAGCGCACAGGAGAATTTATCGGATGGGAGTCAAGTAGAACAC AATACTGCACGGCAGAGCAGCGAGCGGCGCTCAGCGCGAAGGAGGCGAGCAAACCCGAAGCACAGGAGGCAGCGGAGTCGTGA
- the LOC124631926 gene encoding angiotensin-converting enzyme-like isoform X3, whose translation MLKIGGGALLIAAIVAVFVVATQGRDPDLEALEHEGREYIFQLDKAMGKRKNRASLSEWDYTSNITKENEEKWIQIRLELSQQEKRAWEETKMYRWQDFQDFTLRRMFKKYSQLGVSALPDDKYKQLMRSVSGMESNYATAKICDFKDPTKCNLALEPDITELFSKSQDPEELKHLWVEWHKEAGAKARTNFTEYVTLYNEAAKLNDFKNVADWWQSEYEVDDFEQQLAKLWEDVKPLYQQLHAYVRKRLRDKYGDQVVSARGPIPAHLLGNMWAQTWGNIESFTRPYPDKKEIDITQSMKDQNFTALKMFQMSDEFFRSLNLTAMPEKFWKNSIIEKPTDREIVCHASAWDFYDGEDFRIKQCTSVDKEYFETTHHEMGHIQYFLQYSHQPFVFRDGANPGFHEAVGDTIALSVSSPKHLRRVGLSTGDAEDEQTEINQLYKMGIDKIVFLPFAYTLDMFRYGVFRGTTTPEDYNCHYWKLREMLQGVEPPTNRTEEDFDAAAKYHVSANVEYARYYVSFIVQFQFHRALCQLAGEYVPEDLNKKLVDCDIYQSIAAGNALANMLKMGSSKPWPDAMEALTGQRRMKADGLLEYFRPLHDWLTAENQRTGEFIGWESSRTQYCTAEQRAALSAKEASKPEAQEAAES comes from the exons ATGCTAAAAATCGGCGGCGGTGCCCTGCTGATCGCGGCCATTGTGGCGGTCTTCGTGGTCGCCACCCAGGGTCGTGATCCGGACCTAGAGGCACTCGAACATGAGGGTCGGGAGTACATCTTCCAGCTAGACAAGGCTATGGGCAAGAGGAAGAACAGAGCCAGTCTGTCGGAGTGGGATTACACGTCCAATATCACGAAGGAGAATGAAGAGAAATGG ATTCAAATCCGGCTAGAACTATCCCAGCAAGAGAAGCGAGCTTGGGAGGAGACAAAAATGTACAGATGGCAGGATTTTCAAGACTTCACTCTTCGAAGGATGTTCAAGAAGTACAGTCAGCTAGGAGTGTCAGCTTTGCCTGATGATAAGTACAAGCAGCTGATGAGGTCGGTCTCGGGAATGGAGTCGAACTATGCGACTGCCAAGATCTGTGACTTTAAGGATCCTACTAAGTGTAATTTGGCTTTGGAACCAG ATATTACGGAGCTTTTCTCAAAGAGTCAAGACCCTGAGGAACTAAAACATCTGTGGGTGGAGTGGCACAAGGAAGCCGGTGCTAAAGCCAGGACTAACTTCACTGAATATGTCACCTTATACAACGAGGCTGCTAAACTTAATG ATTTCAAAAACGTAGCCGACTGGTGGCAGTCAGAATACGAAGTCGATGACTTCGAACAGCAGTTGGCTAAGCTCTGGGAAGACGTGAAGCCGCTGTACCAGCAGTTGCATGCGTACGTCAGGAAGAGACTGAGGGACAAGTATGGAGACCAGGTGGTGTCAGCCCGAGGACCTATCCCTGCGCATTTACTTG GTAACATGTGGGCGCAAACTTGGGGCAACATAGAATCGTTCACTCGCCCCTACCCAGACAAGAAGGAAATTGATATCACTCAATCCATGAAAGACCAGAACTTCACAGCTTTGAAGATGTTCCAGATGTCTGATGAATTCTTTAGGTCTCTAAACTTGACAGCGATGCCTGAAAAATTCTGGAAGAATTCCATTATTGAGAAGCCCACTGATAGGGAGATTGTTTGCCATGCGTCAGCTTGGGACTTCTATGATGGTGAAGACTTTAG GATCAAACAGTGCACATCGGTTGACAAAGAATACTTTGAGACCACACACCACGAAATGGGACATATACAATACTTCCTCCAATATAGTCATCAACCATTTGTATTCCGGGACGGAGCTAATCCAG gtttcCACGAGGCTGTAGGAGACACGATTGCTTTGTCAGTATCATCTCCTAAACATCTGAGGCGTGTTGGATTGAGCACTGGCGATGCTGAAGATGAACAGACTGAAATTAATCAGCTTTATAAAATG GGTATAGACAAAATCGTCTTCCTACCATTCGCCTACACATTAGACATGTTCCGCTACGGCGTCTTCCGAGGCACCACGACTCCTGAGGACTACAACTGTCACTACTGGAAGCTCAGGGAGATGCTGCAGGGAGTTGAACCACCCACCAACAGGACTGAGGAGGACTTTGATGCCGCTGCTAAATACCACGTATCTGCTAATGTGGAGTATGCTAG GTACTACGTCTCCTTCATAGTCCAGTTCCAGTTCCACCGCGCACTCTGCCAGTTAGCCGGGGAGTATGTGCCTGAAGATCTGAACAAGAAGCTGGTGGACTGTGACATTTACCAGAGCATCGCGGCTGGTAACGCGTTGGC GAATATGCTCAAAATGGGATCCTCAAAGCCTTGGCCCGACGCGATGGAAGCCCTCACAGGCCAGCGAAGAATGAAAGCCGATGGTCTACTGGAGTACTTCAGGCCTCTCCACGACTGGCTGACGGCGGAGAATCAGCGCACAGGAGAATTTATCGGATGGGAGTCAAGTAGAACAC AATACTGCACGGCAGAGCAGCGAGCGGCGCTCAGCGCGAAGGAGGCGAGCAAACCCGAAGCACAGGAGGCAGCGGAGTCGTGA
- the LOC124631926 gene encoding angiotensin-converting enzyme-like isoform X1, whose protein sequence is MSKLKTMLKIGGGALLIAAIVAVFVVATQGRDPDLEALEHEGREYIFQLDKAMGKRKNRASLSEWDYTSNITKENEEKWIQIRLELSQQEKRAWEETKMYRWQDFQDFTLRRMFKKYSQLGVSALPDDKYKQLMRSVSGMESNYATAKICDFKDPTKCNLALEPDITELFSKSQDPEELKHLWVEWHKEAGAKARTNFTEYVTLYNEAAKLNDFKNVADWWQSEYEVDDFEQQLAKLWEDVKPLYQQLHAYVRKRLRDKYGDQVVSARGPIPAHLLGNMWAQTWGNIESFTRPYPDKKEIDITQSMKDQNFTALKMFQMSDEFFRSLNLTAMPEKFWKNSIIEKPTDREIVCHASAWDFYDGEDFRIKQCTSVDKEYFETTHHEMGHIQYFLQYSHQPFVFRDGANPGFHEAVGDTIALSVSSPKHLRRVGLSTGDAEDEQTEINQLYKMGIDKIVFLPFAYTLDMFRYGVFRGTTTPEDYNCHYWKLREMLQGVEPPTNRTEEDFDAAAKYHVSANVEYARYYVSFIVQFQFHRALCQLAGEYVPEDLNKKLVDCDIYQSIAAGNALANMLKMGSSKPWPDAMEALTGQRRMKADGLLEYFRPLHDWLTAENQRTGEFIGWESSRTQYCTAEQRAALSAKEASKPEAQEAAES, encoded by the exons ACGATGCTAAAAATCGGCGGCGGTGCCCTGCTGATCGCGGCCATTGTGGCGGTCTTCGTGGTCGCCACCCAGGGTCGTGATCCGGACCTAGAGGCACTCGAACATGAGGGTCGGGAGTACATCTTCCAGCTAGACAAGGCTATGGGCAAGAGGAAGAACAGAGCCAGTCTGTCGGAGTGGGATTACACGTCCAATATCACGAAGGAGAATGAAGAGAAATGG ATTCAAATCCGGCTAGAACTATCCCAGCAAGAGAAGCGAGCTTGGGAGGAGACAAAAATGTACAGATGGCAGGATTTTCAAGACTTCACTCTTCGAAGGATGTTCAAGAAGTACAGTCAGCTAGGAGTGTCAGCTTTGCCTGATGATAAGTACAAGCAGCTGATGAGGTCGGTCTCGGGAATGGAGTCGAACTATGCGACTGCCAAGATCTGTGACTTTAAGGATCCTACTAAGTGTAATTTGGCTTTGGAACCAG ATATTACGGAGCTTTTCTCAAAGAGTCAAGACCCTGAGGAACTAAAACATCTGTGGGTGGAGTGGCACAAGGAAGCCGGTGCTAAAGCCAGGACTAACTTCACTGAATATGTCACCTTATACAACGAGGCTGCTAAACTTAATG ATTTCAAAAACGTAGCCGACTGGTGGCAGTCAGAATACGAAGTCGATGACTTCGAACAGCAGTTGGCTAAGCTCTGGGAAGACGTGAAGCCGCTGTACCAGCAGTTGCATGCGTACGTCAGGAAGAGACTGAGGGACAAGTATGGAGACCAGGTGGTGTCAGCCCGAGGACCTATCCCTGCGCATTTACTTG GTAACATGTGGGCGCAAACTTGGGGCAACATAGAATCGTTCACTCGCCCCTACCCAGACAAGAAGGAAATTGATATCACTCAATCCATGAAAGACCAGAACTTCACAGCTTTGAAGATGTTCCAGATGTCTGATGAATTCTTTAGGTCTCTAAACTTGACAGCGATGCCTGAAAAATTCTGGAAGAATTCCATTATTGAGAAGCCCACTGATAGGGAGATTGTTTGCCATGCGTCAGCTTGGGACTTCTATGATGGTGAAGACTTTAG GATCAAACAGTGCACATCGGTTGACAAAGAATACTTTGAGACCACACACCACGAAATGGGACATATACAATACTTCCTCCAATATAGTCATCAACCATTTGTATTCCGGGACGGAGCTAATCCAG gtttcCACGAGGCTGTAGGAGACACGATTGCTTTGTCAGTATCATCTCCTAAACATCTGAGGCGTGTTGGATTGAGCACTGGCGATGCTGAAGATGAACAGACTGAAATTAATCAGCTTTATAAAATG GGTATAGACAAAATCGTCTTCCTACCATTCGCCTACACATTAGACATGTTCCGCTACGGCGTCTTCCGAGGCACCACGACTCCTGAGGACTACAACTGTCACTACTGGAAGCTCAGGGAGATGCTGCAGGGAGTTGAACCACCCACCAACAGGACTGAGGAGGACTTTGATGCCGCTGCTAAATACCACGTATCTGCTAATGTGGAGTATGCTAG GTACTACGTCTCCTTCATAGTCCAGTTCCAGTTCCACCGCGCACTCTGCCAGTTAGCCGGGGAGTATGTGCCTGAAGATCTGAACAAGAAGCTGGTGGACTGTGACATTTACCAGAGCATCGCGGCTGGTAACGCGTTGGC GAATATGCTCAAAATGGGATCCTCAAAGCCTTGGCCCGACGCGATGGAAGCCCTCACAGGCCAGCGAAGAATGAAAGCCGATGGTCTACTGGAGTACTTCAGGCCTCTCCACGACTGGCTGACGGCGGAGAATCAGCGCACAGGAGAATTTATCGGATGGGAGTCAAGTAGAACAC AATACTGCACGGCAGAGCAGCGAGCGGCGCTCAGCGCGAAGGAGGCGAGCAAACCCGAAGCACAGGAGGCAGCGGAGTCGTGA